The Nitrospira sp. genome contains a region encoding:
- a CDS encoding DUF2007 domain-containing protein, protein MKKVFVSQNLFEVEMRKERLEQAGIRCMIKNQRSSGLAGEIPFTEVFPEVWVIQDEDYDRAQQLLEDGLVLLASDQDTWTCAGCGERHGSQFAECWKCGQERG, encoded by the coding sequence ATGAAAAAGGTCTTCGTGTCGCAGAACTTGTTCGAAGTGGAGATGCGCAAGGAGCGTCTCGAGCAAGCCGGTATCCGGTGCATGATCAAGAACCAGCGTTCCTCGGGCCTGGCCGGAGAGATTCCATTTACCGAAGTGTTCCCGGAGGTGTGGGTTATTCAGGATGAGGATTATGATCGGGCACAGCAATTACTGGAAGACGGTCTGGTGTTGTTAGCATCGGACCAAGATACTTGGACATGCGCGGGATGCGGCGAGCGTCACGGAAGCCAATTTGCGGAATGTTGGAAATGCGGACAGGAAAGAGGTTGA
- the polA gene encoding DNA polymerase I, which yields MSVPPSTRKVLYLIDGSAYIYRAFFALPALNNSKGLQTNAVYGFMTTLLKIIREHKPDGLAVAFDEKGPTLRHAEFKEYKAQRPPMPDGMSVQIPYIHRVVEALNIPAVRQAGYEADDLIGTLARQAETAGCDVVIVTGDKDMLQLLTSHIRIYDPVKNKWSGEAECRERFGVEPARVVEVMGLMGDSTDNIPGVKGIGEKTAMKLIAQFGTIDELLRRLDEVTPARIKTLLAEQSENARLSRKLATIDTQSPVEFHPDTYRIKPPHDEQLAELLRELEFTSLLKSLQPSSNQPETKTRATAIIEDEAAAQRFVGSLQKGAPLGLHCLLTPRSDAHADILGLALSTGEQTAYIPVDIHTFMRPITDLLHGVDRPKIVHDLKATLLVFHRLGVTLAPPYMDTMIADYLLNPNRRDHTLETISLELLGERLGSGPQEKAQPQSLFEVDTGSREAAAESATALAKLGPLLTERLTEQGSLKLFTGVEMPLVPVLADIERNGFLLDVEGLQSLSNELERELGRMMETIAGLAGSEFNINSPKQLAAVLFEKLGLKPLRKTKTGYSTDEDTLTQLATQHELPAQILNYRSLSKLKSTYVDALPQLVHQETKRLHTSLNQTVAATGRLSSTDPNLQNIPVKGDYGLRIREAFIVPKGHELLCADYSQIEPRILAHLSHDPRLVSVFTKGEDIHMATAMEIFNLPSSQITRDMRRTAKTVVFGIVYGISPFGLSQNLGVPQPEAKKYIETFFERFAAVRALMDRNIVEGREKGYTTTILGRRRPIPELQSGDPVQRGFGERMAVNSPIQGSAADLIKLAMINVHKTLREELPHVKMILQVHDELIFEVPDHNLEEAKRLVKQEMEAVGIQLGLSVPLKVDLGVGKNWRVAHP from the coding sequence ATGTCGGTCCCTCCATCCACCCGCAAAGTCCTCTACCTCATCGACGGCAGCGCCTACATCTATCGTGCCTTCTTTGCCCTGCCGGCGCTGAATAATTCGAAAGGTCTCCAGACCAATGCGGTCTATGGATTCATGACCACGCTCTTGAAGATCATCCGGGAGCACAAGCCGGATGGTCTTGCGGTGGCTTTTGACGAAAAGGGCCCGACCCTCCGGCATGCGGAGTTTAAAGAGTATAAGGCGCAGCGCCCGCCGATGCCGGACGGGATGTCGGTACAGATCCCATACATTCATCGCGTAGTGGAAGCTCTGAATATCCCCGCCGTCAGGCAGGCCGGATACGAAGCGGACGATCTCATCGGCACGCTGGCTCGGCAAGCCGAAACAGCGGGCTGCGATGTGGTGATCGTCACAGGCGACAAGGACATGTTGCAGCTGCTCACGTCACATATCCGCATCTATGATCCGGTGAAGAACAAATGGTCGGGCGAGGCCGAATGCCGTGAACGCTTCGGGGTTGAGCCGGCGCGCGTTGTGGAAGTCATGGGCCTCATGGGCGACAGCACGGACAACATTCCCGGCGTGAAAGGGATCGGCGAGAAAACGGCGATGAAATTGATCGCGCAGTTCGGGACGATCGATGAACTGCTGCGCCGCCTCGATGAGGTCACGCCCGCCCGTATCAAGACACTCCTCGCCGAACAGTCGGAGAATGCGCGACTGAGCCGGAAGTTGGCCACCATCGACACACAGAGTCCGGTGGAGTTCCATCCCGACACATACCGGATCAAACCTCCGCATGACGAACAACTGGCCGAGCTGCTGCGCGAGCTGGAGTTCACCTCGCTCCTCAAGAGCCTCCAGCCGTCGTCGAATCAGCCGGAGACAAAAACCCGTGCCACCGCCATCATCGAAGACGAAGCCGCCGCGCAACGTTTTGTCGGCAGCTTACAGAAGGGTGCGCCGCTCGGGCTGCATTGTTTGTTGACCCCTCGATCAGATGCTCACGCCGATATCCTCGGCCTGGCCCTTTCCACGGGCGAGCAGACAGCCTACATTCCGGTCGATATCCACACCTTCATGCGGCCTATCACGGATCTGCTGCATGGAGTGGACAGGCCCAAAATCGTGCATGACCTCAAAGCCACTCTACTGGTCTTCCATCGCCTCGGCGTCACCTTGGCGCCGCCGTACATGGACACGATGATCGCGGACTATTTACTCAACCCCAACCGCCGCGACCATACCCTCGAAACGATATCGTTGGAGTTGTTGGGTGAACGGCTCGGATCGGGTCCACAGGAAAAGGCCCAACCACAATCGCTCTTCGAAGTCGACACCGGTTCACGCGAGGCGGCAGCGGAATCCGCCACCGCCCTGGCCAAGCTAGGGCCGCTTCTGACGGAGCGGCTGACGGAGCAAGGAAGCCTGAAACTCTTCACTGGCGTCGAAATGCCGCTCGTCCCGGTCTTGGCCGATATCGAACGGAACGGGTTCTTACTCGATGTCGAGGGGCTTCAGTCCTTGAGCAACGAATTGGAGCGAGAGCTCGGCCGCATGATGGAAACCATCGCGGGATTAGCCGGAAGCGAATTCAACATTAATTCACCGAAACAGCTCGCCGCGGTGCTGTTTGAGAAGCTCGGCCTCAAGCCCTTGCGCAAAACCAAGACCGGCTACTCGACCGACGAAGACACCCTCACACAACTCGCGACGCAACACGAGCTACCCGCCCAGATTCTCAACTACCGAAGTCTCAGCAAACTCAAATCGACCTATGTGGACGCGCTGCCGCAGCTGGTGCATCAGGAGACGAAACGGCTCCACACGTCGCTGAACCAAACGGTCGCGGCGACCGGACGCCTCTCATCCACCGACCCGAATCTTCAAAACATCCCGGTCAAGGGTGACTATGGTTTACGTATTCGCGAGGCTTTCATCGTCCCGAAAGGCCACGAACTTCTCTGTGCCGACTACAGCCAGATCGAACCGCGCATTCTCGCCCATCTCTCGCACGATCCCCGCTTGGTGTCCGTCTTTACCAAAGGCGAGGACATCCACATGGCAACGGCCATGGAAATCTTCAATCTTCCCTCCAGTCAGATCACCAGAGACATGCGCCGAACGGCCAAGACCGTCGTCTTTGGGATCGTCTACGGAATCAGTCCATTCGGTCTCTCGCAGAATTTGGGAGTACCGCAACCCGAGGCCAAGAAATACATCGAGACCTTCTTTGAGCGGTTTGCCGCGGTGCGAGCCCTCATGGATCGGAATATCGTGGAAGGACGAGAGAAGGGCTACACCACGACAATCCTCGGCCGCCGCCGGCCGATTCCCGAGCTCCAAAGTGGGGACCCGGTCCAACGTGGTTTCGGCGAACGTATGGCGGTCAACAGCCCCATTCAAGGCTCAGCTGCTGACTTGATCAAGCTGGCTATGATCAACGTGCATAAAACGCTTCGCGAAGAACTGCCGCACGTGAAAATGATCCTTCAAGTCCACGATGAATTGATCTTCGAAGTGCCGGATCATAACCTGGAGGAAGCGAAGCGATTGGTGAAACAGGAGATGGAAGCTGTCGGAATACAGTTGGGTTTATCGGTACCGCTCAAAGTAGATCTCGGCGTCGGCAAAAACTGGCGCGTGGCACATCCCTAA
- a CDS encoding endonuclease III, whose amino-acid sequence MRPGQIHTAIRLVKEEVRRWQEPVLGIVAKQSDRNPFLILISCLLSLRTKDKTTREASDRLFAMSRTPASMVKLPLKRIEQAIYPVGFYRMKANSIHRICRRLLDEYDGVVPDSIDELVTLPGVGRKTANLVVTVGFQKPGICVDVHVHRISNRWGYIDTKTPEETENALRRKLPKQYWITYNDLLVPYGQNLCLPVSPLCSTCKLADLCDRTGVTRSR is encoded by the coding sequence ATGCGCCCGGGTCAAATTCATACGGCTATCCGACTTGTGAAGGAGGAAGTACGCCGATGGCAGGAACCTGTCCTCGGCATCGTCGCGAAACAATCCGATCGTAATCCCTTTCTCATCCTGATTTCCTGCCTCTTAAGCCTTCGGACCAAGGACAAGACCACCAGAGAAGCCAGCGATCGACTCTTCGCCATGTCGCGCACACCGGCGTCGATGGTGAAGCTTCCCCTGAAGAGGATCGAACAGGCGATTTACCCGGTCGGCTTCTACCGGATGAAGGCCAATTCGATTCACCGAATCTGCCGCCGACTCCTCGATGAGTATGATGGAGTGGTACCGGATTCGATCGATGAACTGGTGACGCTACCGGGGGTGGGAAGAAAGACGGCGAACCTTGTCGTCACCGTCGGCTTTCAGAAGCCCGGTATTTGCGTCGACGTGCACGTGCATCGCATCAGCAACCGCTGGGGGTATATCGATACAAAGACACCGGAAGAGACGGAAAACGCCTTGCGGCGCAAGCTGCCCAAACAGTACTGGATTACCTATAACGATCTCCTGGTTCCCTACGGTCAGAATCTTTGCCTTCCGGTGTCCCCGTTGTGCAGCACCTGCAAGTTGGCGGACTTGTGCGACCGAACCGGAGTCACACGATCTCGTTAG
- a CDS encoding 30S ribosomal protein S21 has product MEIKVFNNNVEKALKVAKKKLAGEGLFRELKRRRFYEKPSVRKKAKQREAQRRRQKWLSKRKPD; this is encoded by the coding sequence ATGGAAATCAAGGTTTTTAACAACAACGTTGAAAAAGCACTCAAGGTCGCCAAAAAGAAGCTGGCAGGCGAGGGTCTGTTCCGAGAGTTAAAGCGTCGCCGCTTCTACGAGAAGCCCAGCGTGAGAAAGAAAGCCAAGCAACGCGAAGCTCAGCGACGCCGGCAGAAGTGGCTATCGAAGCGGAAGCCTGACTAG
- the ftcD gene encoding glutamate formimidoyltransferase — translation MDGIVECVPNFSEGRDRATIQALIDAVTSTTGVALLDHSMDADHHRSVLTFCGNPDAIVEAAFRAVRIATDLIDLRKHAGGHPRVGATDVVPFIPIRGTTMQDCVQLAKRLGEKVARELEIPVFLYERAASHADHVPLEAVRRGGLEGLAFRMAHDPDWTPDFGPPRLHESAGAIAIGARPPLIAYNVNLRCKDVDVAQAIARAVRQSTGGLPHLKAIGVELASRGMVQVAMNLTDHLATPILTAFQMVMREAANRGVEVAGSELIGLVPQAALDQAAAAAVQLDRYDSGQVLETRIAETMLGKKETEHTLSDFLTAVADAKPTPAGGGVAAFVGALAAALGVMGARLGRQPNTEQRLLELSRRLHLLVQEDTEAYNALTNAYKIPKHHLDRPSAVSIALRKATEVPLAISEAACEVGRYLHSIRELVKPAVRSDLTVGMTMAIAAAQAGLVTVNTNITSQQNQQLTDSFQTRIAKAADNLEELRRLCYTPAPDS, via the coding sequence ATGGACGGAATCGTCGAGTGCGTCCCAAATTTCAGCGAAGGTCGGGATCGAGCGACCATTCAAGCTCTGATCGATGCGGTGACCTCGACCACCGGCGTGGCGCTCTTAGACCATTCTATGGATGCGGACCACCACCGGTCGGTCCTGACGTTCTGTGGAAACCCTGACGCGATCGTCGAGGCGGCCTTTCGTGCCGTTCGGATCGCGACAGACCTTATCGACCTGCGCAAACATGCCGGCGGACATCCTCGCGTGGGGGCGACCGACGTGGTGCCGTTTATTCCGATCAGAGGCACAACCATGCAGGACTGTGTGCAGCTCGCCAAGCGACTGGGAGAAAAAGTCGCGCGTGAGCTGGAGATTCCCGTGTTCTTATACGAACGGGCCGCAAGTCATGCCGACCACGTCCCGTTGGAGGCAGTGAGACGTGGTGGGCTTGAAGGCTTGGCCTTCCGGATGGCCCACGATCCGGATTGGACACCGGACTTTGGACCGCCTCGACTCCATGAGAGCGCCGGAGCCATTGCGATCGGCGCCCGCCCCCCCCTGATCGCCTACAACGTGAACCTCCGATGCAAGGACGTCGACGTGGCCCAGGCCATCGCGAGGGCCGTTCGCCAATCAACCGGAGGATTGCCCCATCTGAAAGCGATCGGCGTAGAGTTGGCCAGCCGCGGCATGGTGCAAGTGGCGATGAATCTGACCGACCACCTGGCGACGCCGATCCTGACGGCATTTCAGATGGTCATGCGCGAAGCCGCAAACCGGGGAGTAGAGGTGGCGGGAAGTGAACTGATCGGATTAGTGCCGCAGGCGGCACTGGATCAAGCCGCGGCGGCTGCGGTGCAGCTCGACCGATACGATTCGGGCCAGGTACTCGAAACAAGAATAGCCGAGACAATGCTCGGGAAGAAGGAAACAGAGCACACGTTGTCGGACTTTCTCACCGCAGTCGCTGATGCCAAACCGACACCGGCCGGTGGTGGCGTGGCGGCATTTGTCGGTGCCTTGGCGGCTGCTTTGGGAGTGATGGGAGCACGTCTTGGCCGACAACCGAACACAGAACAGCGTCTACTGGAATTGAGTCGGCGGCTCCACCTACTCGTTCAAGAAGATACAGAAGCCTACAACGCCCTGACAAATGCCTACAAAATCCCCAAGCATCACTTAGACCGCCCTAGTGCGGTTTCCATAGCGCTACGGAAGGCCACTGAAGTGCCTCTGGCAATCTCGGAGGCGGCCTGTGAGGTCGGCCGGTATCTCCACTCGATACGCGAGCTAGTGAAGCCGGCGGTTCGTTCGGATCTCACCGTCGGCATGACCATGGCTATTGCCGCGGCTCAAGCAGGCCTTGTCACCGTCAATACCAACATAACTTCACAACAAAATCAGCAGCTTACGGATTCATTTCAAACCAGGATTGCAAAGGCCGCCGACAATCTTGAGGAACTAAGGAGGTTATGCTACACTCCGGCGCCCGATTCTTAA
- a CDS encoding sulfurtransferase TusA family protein, with the protein MVQADIKLDTLGYFCPMPIILTSKKIKELALGQVLEVISDDEGIKKDMPAWCESTGHEMMGLEEEQAKSGRIYKAFVKKTK; encoded by the coding sequence ATGGTGCAAGCCGATATCAAGCTGGATACATTGGGGTACTTTTGCCCGATGCCGATTATTTTGACGTCCAAGAAAATCAAAGAGCTGGCTTTGGGACAAGTGCTCGAGGTCATCTCCGATGATGAGGGCATCAAGAAGGACATGCCGGCGTGGTGCGAATCCACGGGCCATGAAATGATGGGCTTGGAAGAGGAACAGGCCAAGTCCGGCCGGATCTATAAGGCCTTCGTCAAGAAAACGAAATAA
- a CDS encoding DsrE/DsrF/DrsH-like family protein, whose protein sequence is MIASQVEPATTLAQLQESKPERVTIVLLSGDLDRAMAAFIIATGAAAMGMRVTMFFTFWGLNTIRKKGAASSAKDWLRRVFGFLNKGGADTLPLSRFHFGGLGTKMMQQVMKQNRMPGVPELMQTAIDLDVRFIACTTTMGLMGIAKDTLIDGIDQFAGVTTYLAEAKHGSVNLFI, encoded by the coding sequence ATGATTGCCTCTCAGGTAGAACCGGCGACGACGTTGGCACAGCTGCAAGAATCCAAGCCCGAGCGAGTGACGATTGTATTACTGAGCGGGGATCTTGATCGAGCCATGGCCGCTTTCATTATCGCGACGGGTGCCGCTGCGATGGGCATGCGTGTGACCATGTTCTTCACATTTTGGGGGTTGAATACGATTCGAAAGAAGGGCGCGGCGAGCTCAGCGAAGGATTGGCTTCGACGTGTGTTTGGATTCCTCAACAAAGGCGGAGCCGATACGTTGCCATTATCCCGCTTCCATTTCGGCGGGCTGGGCACCAAAATGATGCAGCAGGTGATGAAGCAAAATCGGATGCCCGGTGTTCCGGAGCTGATGCAAACAGCCATTGACCTGGATGTGCGATTTATCGCCTGCACCACGACGATGGGCCTCATGGGCATTGCCAAGGATACATTGATCGACGGGATTGATCAGTTCGCGGGCGTGACCACGTATCTGGCGGAAGCAAAACATGGCAGCGTCAACTTGTTCATTTGA
- a CDS encoding Rieske 2Fe-2S domain-containing protein, which translates to MTEQPSPEVVSSKSAPLFGFWYPAVPSHTLPPGTMKGLQMLGLPIVLCRDRAGGLAAMRDICPHRGMPLSFGRFNGERVECSYHGWQFDMKGRCRCIPALPGESELQTDKIGVTTYPAEETDGMIWLYLADERGNMDPLPAAPRMPLPSEPRQSFHISLTYSCTADDGIIGLIDPVHGPYVHSWWRSDARMHEKTKIFEPIPNGFRMTAHRPAKNSGPFHWIERIYGGPLTTTIDFLLPNQRVELMQCGSVWLANRLMATPISDMECRIDFSAYWRGLHWLPFGNLIFRTLTKMFLGQDERAMKHLAVGLRHKPSSMFLGDADMPAKWYYKLKAAHVASVHNGQPFDHPLKERVTLRWRS; encoded by the coding sequence ATGACCGAGCAACCGTCACCCGAAGTCGTATCATCCAAGAGTGCTCCACTCTTTGGATTCTGGTACCCTGCCGTGCCCAGCCATACCCTACCCCCTGGTACCATGAAGGGATTGCAGATGTTGGGGTTGCCGATCGTTCTCTGCCGGGATCGAGCGGGTGGCCTCGCGGCAATGCGGGATATCTGTCCCCACCGCGGCATGCCTCTGTCATTCGGACGGTTCAACGGTGAGCGGGTGGAATGCTCGTATCATGGCTGGCAGTTCGACATGAAAGGTCGCTGCCGGTGTATTCCTGCCCTACCTGGAGAGTCGGAGCTACAAACCGACAAAATCGGTGTCACGACTTATCCGGCCGAAGAAACGGACGGCATGATTTGGCTGTATCTGGCCGATGAGCGCGGGAATATGGATCCGCTGCCGGCTGCTCCTCGCATGCCGCTTCCATCAGAGCCTCGGCAATCGTTCCATATCTCGTTGACCTACAGCTGTACTGCGGATGACGGCATCATCGGCCTCATCGATCCGGTCCATGGACCGTACGTGCATTCCTGGTGGCGCAGCGATGCGCGTATGCACGAGAAGACCAAGATCTTTGAGCCGATTCCCAACGGTTTTCGAATGACCGCCCACCGGCCGGCGAAGAACAGCGGGCCGTTTCATTGGATTGAGCGTATCTATGGGGGACCGCTGACCACCACGATCGACTTCCTCTTGCCGAACCAACGAGTGGAACTCATGCAGTGCGGGAGCGTGTGGCTCGCCAATCGATTGATGGCCACACCCATATCCGATATGGAATGCCGTATCGATTTCTCCGCCTATTGGCGCGGACTGCACTGGCTCCCGTTCGGCAATTTGATTTTTCGCACCCTGACGAAAATGTTTCTCGGCCAGGATGAGCGGGCAATGAAGCATCTGGCAGTCGGTCTTCGTCACAAACCCTCATCGATGTTTCTCGGCGATGCCGACATGCCGGCCAAATGGTATTACAAATTGAAGGCGGCCCATGTGGCCTCCGTCCATAACGGCCAGCCGTTCGATCACCCCCTCAAAGAGCGAGTGACGCTGCGGTGGCGAAGCTGA
- a CDS encoding cation:proton antiporter, producing the protein MTDHGVLGNLLLIYTVSIAVVFLFHQFRLPSIAGFLVAGALIGPHGLNIVSDIETVHLLAEIGIALLLFTIGIEFSLVQLASLKRLLLVAAPIQVGGVIAIAWLGGTLTGLPTSQAIFWGFLLSLSSTAIVLKALAASGDNDTPHGRATVGILVFQDLAVVPMILLTPILASPNEGAVTSVLLSLGKSMVVVVCIVAAAWYAVPKLLDHIVRSRSRELFLLTIIVMCLGIAWLTALGGLSLALGAFIAGLVISESEYSHQAIAEVLPFRDSFNSLFFVSIGMLMDWRILSEYPAVVTGVLLVVLLVKFVTGAGAVLTIPVPPRSAIMTGIALAQVGEFSFVLAQVGQEKGLLSGTPYQIFLAVSVCSMIITPFLMQLSPHLGRRVEAVQRLHHWLPGQTAAHVLEAEGRHLRIKDHVIIVGYGLNGRNLARVLSETEVPYIALDLDGDRVRREAAHGLPLYYGDATNPTVLRHVKIEDARVLVVAISDPFMARRTVQVARGLSPKIHIVVRTRYLRELEELHQLGADDVVPEEFETSIEIFALVLRTYNMPQDFVVRKAEQVRREGYALLRRSELPELAHHLRGGTLTDVEVETCRIEEDSPADGKTIAQLALRPRTGASIIALTRSGVTESNPSEKTTLLAGDIVVLLGSRPEIRRAMSFILANQPES; encoded by the coding sequence ATGACTGACCACGGTGTGCTCGGAAACTTGCTGCTCATTTACACCGTTTCCATCGCGGTGGTGTTTCTCTTTCATCAATTCCGACTGCCGTCTATCGCGGGATTCCTCGTGGCCGGTGCGTTGATCGGTCCACACGGACTCAATATTGTTTCCGATATCGAGACGGTTCACTTATTGGCGGAAATCGGAATCGCGCTGCTCCTGTTCACGATCGGCATCGAATTCTCACTGGTCCAACTCGCATCGCTCAAGCGGCTGCTCCTGGTTGCCGCTCCCATTCAAGTGGGCGGAGTCATTGCCATCGCATGGCTTGGCGGTACCCTGACAGGATTGCCGACATCGCAGGCGATCTTCTGGGGCTTTCTGCTCTCACTCAGCAGCACCGCCATTGTGTTGAAAGCGTTGGCTGCCAGTGGAGACAATGATACGCCGCACGGGCGAGCCACCGTCGGCATTCTGGTCTTTCAGGACTTGGCCGTCGTTCCCATGATCTTGTTGACGCCCATTCTTGCCAGCCCCAATGAGGGTGCGGTCACCTCAGTGTTGCTCTCGTTAGGCAAGTCTATGGTGGTGGTCGTCTGTATCGTCGCAGCCGCATGGTATGCGGTTCCGAAGCTGCTCGATCACATCGTTCGCAGTCGAAGCCGGGAACTCTTTCTCTTGACGATCATCGTGATGTGCCTCGGCATCGCGTGGTTGACTGCTCTGGGTGGACTGTCGCTCGCCTTAGGCGCCTTCATCGCCGGACTCGTGATTTCCGAATCGGAGTACAGTCACCAGGCTATTGCCGAAGTGCTGCCGTTTCGAGACAGCTTCAACAGTCTGTTTTTTGTCTCCATCGGCATGCTGATGGATTGGCGCATTTTGTCGGAGTATCCGGCCGTCGTGACCGGCGTCTTGCTCGTGGTCCTGCTTGTAAAGTTCGTCACCGGCGCCGGAGCCGTCCTGACCATCCCTGTCCCTCCACGCTCGGCCATCATGACCGGCATTGCCCTTGCGCAGGTGGGGGAGTTCAGTTTCGTGCTGGCACAAGTAGGACAGGAGAAAGGGCTGTTGTCGGGAACGCCGTATCAGATCTTCCTGGCGGTCTCGGTCTGTTCCATGATCATCACACCGTTCCTGATGCAATTGTCGCCGCATCTCGGCCGAAGAGTCGAAGCCGTGCAACGACTCCACCACTGGCTTCCCGGACAGACGGCAGCCCATGTGCTGGAAGCGGAGGGGCGGCACCTGCGCATCAAAGACCACGTCATTATCGTGGGGTATGGGTTGAACGGGCGCAATCTGGCCCGTGTATTGAGTGAGACGGAAGTGCCGTACATCGCATTGGATTTAGACGGTGACAGAGTGCGCCGCGAGGCGGCCCATGGCTTGCCCCTCTATTATGGAGATGCAACGAACCCGACTGTGCTGAGACACGTGAAGATCGAAGACGCACGGGTCTTGGTCGTCGCGATCTCTGATCCGTTCATGGCCCGCCGGACGGTGCAGGTCGCCAGAGGCTTGAGCCCAAAGATCCATATTGTCGTAAGAACCCGCTATTTGCGAGAGTTAGAGGAACTCCACCAACTGGGCGCGGACGATGTGGTGCCGGAAGAATTTGAAACGTCGATTGAAATCTTCGCCCTCGTACTCCGCACGTACAACATGCCGCAAGACTTCGTCGTGCGAAAGGCCGAACAGGTACGCCGTGAGGGCTATGCGCTCCTACGCCGCAGCGAGCTCCCCGAGTTGGCTCATCACCTTCGCGGCGGCACCCTCACAGATGTCGAAGTGGAGACGTGCCGAATTGAGGAAGATTCACCGGCCGACGGAAAGACAATCGCCCAATTGGCGCTGCGACCACGGACAGGGGCCTCCATCATCGCATTGACCAGAAGCGGCGTGACGGAATCCAACCCCTCGGAGAAGACCACACTCCTCGCCGGCGATATCGTCGTTCTGCTCGGATCACGGCCTGAGATCAGGCGGGCCATGAGTTTTATTCTAGCGAACCAGCCTGAAAGCTAG
- a CDS encoding NAD-dependent epimerase, whose product MSGSQSPILVTGAAGFIGFHVATRLLDRGDLVIGLDNINDYYDVRIKEARLAQLKSREGFRFVKLDLANRQGIRDLFTDEPIRRVVHLAAQAGVRYSLVNPHAYTESNIEGFMNILEGCRHSHIEHLVYASSSSVYGGNTHMPFSIHDNVDHPVSLYAATKKANELMAHCYAHLYRLPCTGLRFFTVYGPWGRPDMALFIFTKAILEGKPIEVFNQGRMQRDFTYVDDIVEGVIRTLDHPATANPSWSGDKPDPGTSSAPARIYNIGNHQPVELLHFIEVLENALEKKAEKRLMPIQPGDVPATYADIDDLTNDIGFKPTTPIEQGIPRFVKWYREFYRV is encoded by the coding sequence ATGAGTGGATCACAGTCGCCGATTCTTGTCACAGGTGCCGCGGGGTTCATCGGATTCCATGTGGCAACGCGTCTGTTGGATCGAGGCGACCTTGTCATCGGCCTCGACAATATCAATGACTACTACGACGTCCGGATAAAAGAAGCTCGGCTCGCGCAATTGAAATCCCGCGAAGGATTCAGGTTCGTCAAGCTCGACCTGGCCAATCGGCAGGGCATCCGCGATCTCTTTACCGATGAGCCAATACGACGTGTGGTTCATCTTGCGGCGCAAGCAGGCGTGCGTTACTCCCTCGTCAATCCCCATGCGTATACGGAGAGCAACATCGAAGGATTCATGAATATCTTGGAAGGCTGCCGGCACAGTCACATCGAGCATCTCGTCTATGCGTCCTCCAGTTCCGTATACGGCGGCAATACTCACATGCCGTTCTCGATTCACGATAATGTGGACCATCCGGTCTCGCTCTATGCCGCCACCAAGAAAGCCAACGAATTGATGGCCCATTGCTACGCACACTTGTATCGGCTGCCCTGCACAGGTCTCCGATTCTTTACGGTGTATGGGCCCTGGGGACGCCCTGATATGGCCCTTTTTATCTTTACAAAGGCGATCTTGGAGGGGAAACCCATCGAGGTCTTCAACCAAGGCAGGATGCAACGCGACTTCACCTATGTGGACGACATCGTCGAAGGGGTCATACGGACCCTTGATCATCCGGCAACGGCCAATCCATCATGGTCAGGAGACAAGCCGGATCCAGGAACCAGCTCGGCCCCGGCGCGCATCTATAATATTGGGAACCATCAGCCGGTGGAACTCCTGCACTTCATCGAGGTGCTGGAAAACGCGTTGGAGAAAAAGGCAGAAAAGAGATTGATGCCGATACAACCGGGAGATGTCCCTGCTACCTATGCCGACATCGACGATCTCACCAACGATATCGGCTTCAAGCCGACCACCCCGATCGAACAGGGCATTCCTCGTTTTGTGAAGTGGTACCGTGAGTTCTATAGAGTGTGA